The following proteins are encoded in a genomic region of Lactiplantibacillus plantarum:
- a CDS encoding carbon-nitrogen family hydrolase: MRVALAQLNIQFGDPDANYEQIEVAIQRAAEQTVDVIVLPEMWNTGYALTRLNVLADDDGQRTLQLLSKLARQCRVNIVGGSVAVARDGHYYNEMLVVDRQGQLLSRYDKVHRFGLMAEDRYITAGETENVFELDGTVAMGAVCYDIRFPEWLRKQAARGPQVIFVSAEWPTVRQMQWRLLLQARAIENQAFVVAVNRVGSDPDNQFGGQSLVIDPLGQIVAIGGAHAQLITAELDLTQVDQVRGQIPVFEDRRPELY, encoded by the coding sequence ATGCGTGTCGCACTAGCACAACTTAATATTCAGTTTGGAGATCCGGATGCCAACTACGAGCAGATTGAAGTGGCCATTCAACGGGCAGCTGAACAAACTGTTGACGTGATCGTCTTACCGGAGATGTGGAATACCGGTTATGCGTTAACTCGCCTGAATGTCTTGGCGGATGATGATGGGCAGCGAACGTTACAATTACTCAGCAAGTTAGCTCGGCAGTGTCGCGTCAACATTGTCGGTGGCTCAGTCGCGGTCGCTCGCGATGGGCATTACTATAATGAGATGTTAGTCGTCGATCGTCAGGGACAGTTACTGAGTCGTTACGATAAAGTCCACCGGTTTGGGTTAATGGCGGAAGATCGTTATATTACCGCTGGTGAGACCGAGAATGTTTTTGAACTCGACGGAACTGTTGCGATGGGGGCAGTTTGTTATGACATTCGTTTCCCAGAATGGCTTCGTAAACAAGCAGCTCGTGGCCCCCAAGTGATTTTTGTCAGTGCTGAGTGGCCGACAGTGCGGCAGATGCAATGGCGGCTATTACTGCAAGCACGTGCGATTGAAAATCAAGCATTCGTGGTTGCGGTTAACCGCGTTGGCAGTGATCCTGATAATCAATTTGGTGGTCAGTCACTAGTTATTGATCCGCTCGGCCAAATTGTGGCTATCGGTGGTGCCCATGCCCAGTTGATTACGGCCGAGCTTGATTTAACACAAGTTGACCAGGTTCGTGGTCAGATTCCAGTGTTTGAAGACCGGCGCCCGGAATTATACTGA
- the trpS gene encoding tryptophan--tRNA ligase, with the protein MTKKVILTGDRPTGKLHIGHYVGSLRNRVALQDSGDYDSYIMIADNQALTDNAHDPEKIRKSLLQVAMDYLAVGIDPQKSTILVQSQIPALTDMMNQYLNLVTVARLNRNPTVKTEIKQKAFGESVPAGFFVYPVSQAADITAFKATTVPVGDDQEPMLEQTREIVRSFNKTYQTDTLVEPEGYFPPKGLGRIPGLDGNAKMSKSLGNAIYLSDDADTLKKKVMSMYTDPDHIHIEDPGKVEGNVVFTYLDIFDEDKAKVADLKAAYQHGGLGDVKIKRYLMDVLDGVLRPIRERRAIYEADPAQVLQILKDGTAKANVVADQTWREMQDAIGINYFK; encoded by the coding sequence ATGACAAAAAAAGTGATTTTAACGGGTGATCGCCCCACTGGTAAGCTGCATATCGGGCACTATGTCGGTTCATTACGTAACCGGGTCGCATTACAAGATTCTGGGGACTATGACTCATATATTATGATTGCGGATAACCAGGCGTTGACGGATAATGCGCATGATCCCGAAAAAATTCGTAAAAGTTTATTACAAGTTGCGATGGACTACTTGGCAGTGGGAATCGATCCCCAAAAGTCAACGATCTTAGTCCAGTCTCAAATTCCAGCATTAACTGACATGATGAATCAATACTTGAACTTAGTGACGGTAGCGCGCTTGAATCGTAACCCAACTGTGAAGACGGAAATCAAGCAAAAAGCTTTTGGTGAAAGTGTTCCTGCCGGTTTCTTTGTTTATCCAGTCAGTCAGGCCGCTGATATTACGGCTTTCAAGGCGACGACCGTTCCCGTTGGTGACGATCAAGAACCAATGCTCGAACAGACCCGTGAAATCGTACGGAGCTTCAATAAGACTTACCAAACTGACACGTTGGTCGAACCTGAAGGCTACTTCCCACCAAAGGGCTTGGGCCGAATCCCTGGACTTGACGGCAATGCCAAAATGAGTAAATCACTAGGAAATGCGATTTACCTTTCTGACGATGCCGATACTTTGAAGAAGAAAGTCATGTCCATGTATACCGATCCTGATCATATTCATATTGAAGATCCGGGTAAGGTCGAAGGTAACGTGGTCTTCACGTATCTTGATATTTTCGATGAAGACAAGGCCAAGGTCGCAGACTTGAAGGCCGCCTACCAACATGGTGGCTTGGGTGACGTTAAGATTAAACGCTACTTGATGGACGTGTTGGACGGTGTATTGCGGCCAATCCGCGAACGGCGTGCAATTTACGAAGCTGATCCAGCTCAAGTCTTACAAATTTTGAAGGATGGTACAGCGAAAGCGAACGTGGTCGCTGACCAAACGTGGCGTGAGATGCAAGACGCCATTGGAATTAATTATTTTAAATAA